GCTCGACCAAATGTCTGTTTACTGCAGAAAAATAGAAAAACGATGCGTAGTTGTCAATGTCAAATAGCTATTAAAAGATTTTGagcatattattttttatcataatttaatgttaaattacTTACCAAATCATATTTTAGTATAGTTTTGCACTGACCGTTCTATCGGAAGAGCCAGCAGGTGGATTTCTCGATTTCAAAGTTGGAAACTTCTCCAATGATAACTACATATTGGACGTCATCCAGCAGAGGGCGCGTGGGGGTTCAACCTATGGTTCAAACACCCGATTCTCCACTGAGCCGCCCTTCAGACCTTAGTATGTTAATTATGGTTAATTACAAATAAGCTGAGAATTTAATAGAAATCCAACTCAGCATCTTTATAAACTATTTTCAACTGTCTTGTCCAGTTTGGTAAATGAATGTGATTGGGTCTGGATAGTATCTGAATAATGACTGATAAAAGTGGAAATttattgaatttaaaatatatagtgaaaaaaataaaaataaataatcaaccaGAGACTCGATTCGCCTAATAATTCCATCCTACCATGAtggaaccttttttttcttttttttctccaatgtCCATAGAATACCCTTGTTCGTTCTTTTCTTGCATTGATAAGATATTGGTAAGTGGGCACACTTCTATCATAAAACACTTCaactaataaaaacacatttgaaaaggGGAGATAAGGTACATTAGGTTAGGCTTCTCTTAAAACCTAAGGCTACTGTAATAAAGAATTCATAAACTGCAGTTTTCCTGAATGCAAACAGTTACTATTTCAAGCTGGGGTCTGGGGATAAGTTCAAGACTGAACAAACTGGTTCTGTCAATCATCAGTTGTTATAATTATTAGAGTTAACATTTCTTACCGGGTCActttgatattcaaattttttagtTCTTGGAAATACTGGATAATCTATGATTTTGTGACTtattctcatttagcctatatcATGAATATGCCTGCAAAATACTTCACTGTTGTTGTGGAATTGTGGAGTTTATGTTTATGAAATAGTTAATATTGAAATCATGTGTTAATGTATTTTGTAATGTATGGATTATAAAAGCACTGAAATTGTGtgcattattgtttttaaaaagaaataaccTCTGCAAAAGTTGAGTAACAGATAAATGTTTGTAGACCAGTGGTAAGAagtgttaatgttaaatgttagctGTTTTTGCCTGATTTATcccttttaattgtttttgattaACTGTATTGGAGCCAAttagggtcaatttgacccccACTATAAAAATTGTACCCACATAAAGCTACAAGGATTTTAAAACTCCACTTTCATTTAGGCAACCAGAGAGGAAGGGGAAATGCTGACACTCTTCCTCTGAAGTTTTCTGAGTTCACccaaatacacagacacacacctagTTTACACTTATAACACGGACCCCTAgcagttctgtaggctacactcACACCGTGTGATTATTAACTTTTGCTGAAACTTTGCGTGCCAAGGTTTTTCCcaaggttatttatttttaaaaacaaaaatgcttaCTGATGCCAAAATCACataacgcacacaaacacacacacacacacacacatacacacacacataggttaCACCTCCAACATGTGTGTGTAAGGAGTAGCTGGACCTGTTGCCTGTGGTTCTGGACAGTCTCTTTCTTTTCTCCTTCACCGTTAAGGACACGAATCCGTGCAGTCATGTACTGTGTGATGTAACATACGCTCTCAAAATCAGTTCCGCCACCTGTGCGCTTTTATTTGGTGACAGCGCGAGGAGCGCGTGATCGACATTACTGTCCCATTCGCTTCTCCTCTCGGAGCTCTGACGGGATGTCAGCCGCGGTCCGGAGAAACTCGTCCAAAACCGAGAACGGCTTGGAGTCCGATCCGGATGGAATTCGAACGATACGCAGAGAGCCGTCGACTGAGTCCACACACAATGAATGGGATCACGTTATCGAATCTTCATCTAGAGGtgagatttaaaagaaaaaagtgtttCTTAACATAGGCTATGTGTGATGCTGAACGTATGAAGTTGATCTTTCGTTTTGAATAATTTGTCATATTCCTATTGCACTACTGATAGGCTACTggataaaaaaatcttataaaacaGGCCTATGAAAATCATATCTCCTTTTATTACAATTTCTCAAATAGCCTATAAGTGAACACATGGGagaattataaataattgtagtAGTTTTTTGGTTTGAGCAGATGTAGCTCTCCAAGTGCAGAAATCTTCTAGGTATTTCTTGTTTTTGACCTTATGAACACTGAATCAGTTTTCAGTGTCCTTCACTTTCCATCCTGTTATTCTTTTGTAAAATCCCTGAAACTAACAGTCGCATCAtcctccaggaagtgacatcaccgTTTTGGTGGGAAAGCAGCAGCAAAAACATCAATATATATAAGTAATGGATTTAATGGATTCTGTGAAGTTTTGCGGTATTAACTGGTTTGTCTCTAAAACATTCAAAAGATCAGTTATGAAAGTTAAGTTGACAGCCTCGTGTAAGCTACCTGAATATACAATGGTTAACAGGTTTTCATTTCCGTCCTGTTAGTCTTAAAGGTAATTAAGTTAGAAAAATTTTAGTTAAAGTGTCTGGACTTGACTACAGTACTTCTGAAACGCCAATGTAAATTTCCTTAAACTACAACAGaattataaagtgttaaaatggTAAAGGATTACAGAAATGATCTGCATCATCGTTAATACCAAGTTTAAAGGAGTGTGTCAATTTCTTTTCAGATTTTAAGACCTTAAGAGGAAGTGTCAAAGGTACTTCAGGAGCTTCTGATGATAATATACCAACAGGTGAATCTTGCTCTCATATAAAATACCATCTTCCTCTTTAATACACTAAGACGGATGTGAATAAATCCTTATGACTTTGTGAATGGCCTCCATTGTCTTAATCAAATTATAATCTCAAATAATAATAGAATACTATGTAGAAAAACTTGGTTGACAATTCTTGGTCAGCATACTCTGAGACAAGTTTCTAAgttaatttattcacccttatgtcattccaaacctgtatgacttaatgAAACAAGAAATGCTAAATGCTAAATAATGCTtttggtgaccatagacatccattctACAGTTAATGAGTGATTTCTCAATATATATTTTACGTTCCACTGTAGAAggaaagggtgagtaaatgacagaacttcagttttttgatgaactattcctttaattgaaCTCTGACCTGCTTTGGTGACACTCAAAAAAGAGTAACTTTCAGAGATCATACATTGGACTTTACAAATCCCTTTGACTGTCATTTATTAACCCTCTCTGTTAAACACAGCTGTGAAACATCACATGATTGTGGTCAAATACAACATCTAAACTGTGGATTGAACCACGAATATTGCTCTTGAGATGAATGTTTTAGATTAAAATTGAATAGCAGAACTAGATCTGGAATTTACAGCAGTATAAAGGTTTGGTTTATTATGTCACCTTATATTAATTTAACTGACTGGCCTCTTTACATCACTAATTCACTTTCCTTACACGTTTACTAGTGCTGACTGGAATATTTTCCATGTGTAGGCTGATCTGTTAGTGTTGGATGCAGTGGTAGATATAATGTTAACTATGTACACTGTTTCCTGTTGCAGTTTTGGCTATGCAGCTGACTATGGTGGAGGGGCCAGATCGACTTCCTGCCAATGAGGGCACACAGGAAGTGCTTTGCAGGAAACTATGTGTGCTGGAAGCTGACCTCTCAGGGGTCATGACCTTAATCTCTGTATGGTCATCCCTATTCAGACTACATTATATATACAGATGTATTTCAGATAAATACACACATTTAACATACTTGGCTCCCTGTCTTGCAGGAGTTGTCTGCTCATTTTGTATCCATCAATAGTGAGGAAAGGACTATATGTATCACCTTTAAAACACTTGAAGAAATATGGAAGTTCAGCACATACCACAAAATGGGTCtgttgttatttaaattttattgaaataaattgacAATAAAGACACTAAGAATGTTAAAGAggatttctattcatcaaagaatccatcattgataataataataagaaccaatATTAATAACTTGAGCACAAATAATAAGGGAGCATccgatcagcatattagaatgatttctgaaagatcaatcAGTAATCTGCagtgtatattaaaatattatgacCAAATGTGTCATTTCCACCAGGCTTCTTGGGTCAGTGTTTGGAAAACCTTCTCATGGACCAGGAGTTCTGGTTAATTTCCCTCGATCAGCATTCCGGAATTGAGATCTCAATTAAAGAAGAGACGCTAAATCTGATGTATAAAGGCTTTCTAATGCAAGAAGGTAAATAAATAGTCTTTAAGCacactatatattttatatttcatttcagaAACAGACAGTGAATATCATTGCTATTTGTAGTAAAACAATACTGTTTCCTTTTTAGGGTCTTTCTTTGGATGCTGCACAGCAAATCAGATGTTTGATAGCTCTACGTCAGGTAGCGACCTTTATCTGGAGAAGGGGGATATTGCTTTGTTTGAGCCTCCGTTCCTGGGATCAGGGTGGACAGTGCTGTCACTTGCAGATGGGGCTAGAGGAACCAAACCAAAACCAGCTCTGGAGCCGGTCATTCCCTTTCATGAGTATGTGTCACCTTCTGAATTTCATATGAACTTACTAACAAAATCAACAGAacacagaacttttttttttacttcccaaGGTGGTTTCTAAAGTCCTGCCCAGAGGGTATATTAGTAGGTGGTGGCAAGGACACAAGGGACCTTCCCTTTCAGATTGGTGAGAAAACGatgaaataattttacttgatttGATTTATCCTGTTTAGTGTTTTGCAGTCGGtaagattttgaaagaagtctcttaggctcaccacaaaaatacagtgaaaaatagtaatattgtgaaatattattatgatttaaaataacagttttctattttaatatattttcaaatgtaatttatttctgtgatggcgaagctgaattttcagcagtcattacttcagtctccattgtcacatgatccttcagaaatcactgtaaAATGATAATTTAGGAATGATTTTGTGCTTAAAAAACGATTTCTTGTTGATATCGTATTAGAAATTTTCTTAATGTAGTTGAAAATGTTTGTGCTGCCTATTATGTTTTTAAGATTCTGTGATTTtgagaacagtatttatttaaaatagaacattttgtaatgcacaattaaaaaaactgaaaaagctATAAAGCAACAAGTCATCACAACTGAACTCTAACACAATTGTAACAATATCTCTCACAGCAGTAGGGGTCTGTGAGGCCACGGAAGAGTATAATGCTGATAGGCCAGATGAACTGAGTTTCCAGGCTGGTGAACGCATCATCATCCTGGGCCTGCTGGTTGCCTGTTTTGATTGGTTCATGGGAAAATCGGAGAGAACTGGGGATATCGGCCTCATCAAAACCAACCTGGTCAAAGCAACCAGTTCATTTTGTGAGTAAGTGCTTGCATCACTGTATGAATATTTCAAGTAGTATTTCCGTTGTGTGGTTTATCTTAAATGACAGTTTTGCACACAATACTTTATAAGTTATCCTTTGTTTCCATTACAGATCATCAGACATATTCCTGAAAAACGAGGACAGACAAATCGCTACCTTGGATCAGGAAAAAATTAAAGAGGAAACTATTGCTTTATTGAAGAAAATATGCCAGTCTGATGTAGGCACAAACTACAAACTTGGTAAGGCCATTTTCAATATGaacattttagcatttaaaaaaaataaatttagaaCAGTATCTGTGCTATGAACAACATTTGTCGAAGCAAAAAAACCTACTAACAATTCTTGTTCACCAAAAAGAGGCGTTCCTTACAGACCACAGAGGTAGAATTACAGGCACAAAGCAACTATGACAACACAAAACACATCAATGAAAGTCTTGTATTCTGTATATCCTGATCATAAGCTTTCTTTTGTTTGGTGTAAACACAGCTGAGAACCTAAACCGTCTTTACTGCTCCACCTTTGGGAAACTAAACTGAAGATTAGAAAACTAATTTGTCACTGCAAGAACTAGTGGCCTATACAAGAAATGCCAAAACAAGAAACCAACACAATCAGGATTCAATGTCTTTTGTACAGGAATATTCTTGACATGGTTGACACACtataaaaaaaccttaaaaatcaGTACAGTTGCTTATCCAGGGAAGAACTTGTGGTGGTCTGAAACCAGCAGTCACATTACTGGAAGTGCTGGGGTTTTCCCTAATACAGAGAGAAATGTGCCGTCATGATTTTGTAGTATTAATTGaaaattcaaccaatctgatCAAAAGGATCCATTGCCAACTATGAATAAATGGAATCCTACATGCTACTGCATTGTTGTGAAGCTAGCTCTATACTGACCTGTCTTGAGGAAGTGATTTGGACACATCCCAGACAAAAGATGGCGCTGATGTTACATGCTTTTTCACCTCTGTAAGGCTCAGACATGATCCAATGTTAAAAAAGCCCATATTATGTTCATTTACAAATTCAAAATAGTATCTTTAGGGTATAATAATCTGCCATTAaagcccaatcccaattctattttataccccttccccttccagagtgtcaaggggtaggggagaaaatattcccctaaggattgggacaccactaccgtgacgtcacacgccatcattcgtcgtctagctcttacaatacacacatatattggtgtgcattagagcctttaattatcgtcctgtattaatgcgctgcttactgacacacacacacacatatcggaaatcgcgcagctcacacttgaaaataaacttgtcaacgctgccacacgacttttattaaatacagtttaaatactgaatcactACATTATATCTTCCAGAGACGAGAGGATACagtcgctgtttttaagtaaactcactctaaaaagataaacgcacagacgcgaatacacacaACTTCcaattctttctttctctctctcttgctctctggaataggcaatatttgagaaaatggtttagcgatttctaattattggggggattagcccccatcaatgtcggcagttatcgccctgatcagacatatgctgtggcactatcatgcagtctgtaatgatatgacgttagcaaatattagtgattttttccaaacatttctttgagtaacatgaccgttaatatgaactcacaattgaatgtaacataaaacaaatgaatacttttcgttaaaatctttatttatgctaaaaaagcttacatttaggTGTCTTTTTGTCCgttgtagcagccatgttgccgagataattcataccccttcatttgaagtgtggtcccgaaaaatcttcgtttgaagggctatctggcccttccccttaccccttcccctccaaccaaaagagaatcgagacacccctaccccttcacccctaccccttcacgtaaggggaagggctaaggggtagaattgggattgggcctaactCAGGATACAGATCTAAGCGTTACCTTCATCCCAGTCTTCATCACACAGAGGCGCAGTCCAGGTCCTCACCGGGATTTTAAGCTTACTATCAGTGTCGTCACTGGCCACTGCCATTGAAAATTAAGCATTAAGAATTCATTATGCATGGAGTGTATCTGCAATAATCCAACATGAAGGTGAAGAGGTTGATTGGAGCTTACTGTAGGTGTCATTAACAGTGCACCGGTCCACACAGGTTGAGATGTGATGGGACAGCTCGTGTTTTCTCATCAAGTGGCGTGCATTGAATGGACAAGTCCATAATTCACCAACCAATTCAGGATGATTCTACGAATGACATTAAGATCACAGATATTTATCAGATATTCATCACGATGAAACAGAAGTCTAATTACTGATATTAAATCAGAAACTTGGTATTAACTTAGAATGACATGACAATCCACCCTGTCTGTTTGGTAAATTCATGTTATAGAATTCATCCatgcaaatgtttaatttcattcattcttcGACCATTTGACCTCATAGTGTTATTCAAAATGTCAAAACTGGATCTTCCAGCGAAATTGGCAGCCTTCACTGTATGCTGGACCGATTATTTAGTTTGCTTAAACTATACCcttttcctgtggctcaagtggtagagcattgcgtagCAGGTTGTGGGTTCGATCCCCAGGAAACACatggtaggtaaaaaatgttagcctgaatgcactgtaagtcactttggataaaagtgtctgctaaatgcatacatttaatttaatttaattttcttataACTGATTGCAAACTAACAttctgcctccatccaatcaacaaacGACTGACAGAACATCGGCTTACACTGAACCACAAGAATAGTGTTAAATAGACTAAAtgcagaagaactgtggcaacgtctccaagatgcttcaagaaacgtacctgcaaagctacagtactgttaaaagttttaagcacttgtgtaaaaatgctgtaaaattagGATGCactcaaaaataatgccataaatcgattttctttatcaaataacttctattaactaaatgaaatcaacatttggtgtgaccatccTTTGCGTTCAAAGCAGCTTTTGGTCTGTAGGTGCACTTGTGGATAGTTTTTCAGTCAGCTTAGCAGGTAGGTCACTTGAAGCATCTTGGGagatgttgccacagttcttctggattgagtctgtctcagtttgttctgtttcttcatgttattccagacagactgatgatggtgagatcagatctctgtgtggagcactggctgctgtcagactccttgtgcaaacaaaaatctcactggaatattattattaatggcaaaatgaatacttaggaatgtaaactgatatttcctactgacacagtacagcaaaagatagaaataaatgattttaaaccattttttagctggtgaaaatacttgttttctaataattttgaccaccactgtatttaataaatgtttaagccCAGGATTTAAATTCTGCTTCATCATAGCACCATAGCTGCTTTGTGGTTGCATTCTGGTGTGGGGAAACCAATCCCATTAAGAATaaattgattattatatttaaatataaaatagctgcTGAATCACTGAAATCCTTGTAAGGCACCTGTCTTACTATGGATGTCAAATTACATATTTGCCTATtttctctcaagtggaccattttGTAGGCATAAGTTACATCTAGACTACTAGccgttttttagcattttaattaagATGCTTTAAAAACTTAATATAATTGTGAGTGATCTTGTGGCCCCACTGAATGTTTACTGGTTAAGAACTGATAATAACTAACAGAACAGTGTGGGGGATGAATAAACTAAGAAGAAGTGAAAGGGATTCTGTTGTGGAGGCTTCTGCACACGCACCTTCCTGCATTTGATGAGATGGTACGGGAACCGACAGGCCCGGATCAGATGATGTGGGTCATAGGGGCACAACAGCAGTTTGTCAGGGTTGCAGAAATCTGTAAAACCCGTAATAAGGAAAGCAACTGTAAAATCATATAAACCTATGGTTTATTTAACGTTAGTGCTTATGTTATTGGCGCTCAATCAGCACTATCTGTGTTTTACCTTGAACTTCTTCCCATCGTGGAGCTGAAACAACGGGCTTCGAGTCGCTTCTCTTCGGCATCTTGCTCAGTCACTGTCCTGCGGATTTAGATACTAAAACAGAACGGCGTTATCACTACAACGGTCGTCTACAGATAGCGGTGCTCATAAAAACAACGCTTTCGTAGCGGTAGAGATAAATAATGCTCAAGATCGCGCGGGTTACTGTGTTTGCGGGTTATATTTTCACGTAAATTATAGACAAGTCAGCACTGGGCCACAACAGTTCTGAACTTACAAAGATGAGACGTTACTGCTGTATGTTCTGCCGTCGAATCAATAGTTCTGAAGCACCTGGCGCGATTTACATGATTAGGCCACATGAGGCGCTAAAGCGCAAGGAAATGAATCAGCGTGACACACAAAGCACACCCAGCTGCAGCCTGTAGATCGAGGCGGGGCTTCACGTGTAGCCCCGCCCaatacctactctgattggttcgtcTTTCATAggcatacatgataggaaattTGTTGATGTACGGAGTGtgttgtttaaaaagctaaaaatgctGTGAAGTTTTGCAAAGCCTTCATTATAATGCACAGTtgtttattgttaacttgactcactatgtctgatttattgaatcgCGAGATGTAACTTAGGACCTGTTCTGGACCagtcaaattcacaaatgaatcattaggacattctaaaatgcttaacgtgaaagtacatggcttaatacattaaaacagtgttttaaaaagccCAAAACTCaggaaacaaattattaataaagcattataTTCACAGAAAAGCAGATATAAgcccagaatatgaacgcaaCGCGTTTAATTACAccttaagcattttcctcccataacctgcttgtctgtaaatagaatgctttattaaaaatgtttactgagtttggtattttaaaaacacatctttgATGCATTAAGCTACGTTAAGCGTAGAATGTCCTGATTCATTAcagctgattgaaaagaatcggctcaataATGGTCACAAAATGTGTATCGGAGAATATacctatttaatatattaatttaatataaatagatgataggcctactttataaagtttatctcaatatctGACCGCAGTGGCTGTGAGACAACTGCACTAAAACAAGAGCAGGATGATCATGAAGTTGCGTTCGTTGCTATAGCAACAGATTACAagttcatcactgaatcatcaaaatcatcactggccgatagaaataaaagtttctcgatttcttcactttaaaataatgaggagcggcatattttcctgaaataaaggggaggTAAAAGTCTATGCTTTGCAATGTAGtactaaagaaaatgaaagtttcataaaaattgaaATGACACAGTggtgtcatttatcaactgcatgacaGATAATTATATCTAAtaataattgtcttgtcatgctatataaattaaaaagaatacTGATACACCCCTATTTGTTTCCTTTTCAtactctgatgatgtaatcacattttcaaaaattatttaattcataattaattctTCTATCTGAACACCTCAATCCAATTCATTTACTAACTGTAGTGGGTTGTTCGTCTGTTAGCCTAAAGATCATCTTAATTTagcaaaacaatcatttcagggacatggcgagttacaggctaatgtttttcttcttctgtgcatTATAATGTATAGGCTTTGTAAAATTGCACAGcgttttagctttttaaacaacaTACTCCTTCCTACatcaactacgcacacatttcctatcatgtagcATATGTCcatgaaagacgattgaaccaatcagagtaggtatgggtttaaatatctgtttacattttttaattctttcttAATGTTTTCCTTTAACAaacgtttgttttatttgttttacataccACAGAT
The genomic region above belongs to Carassius carassius chromosome 3, fCarCar2.1, whole genome shotgun sequence and contains:
- the LOC132124593 gene encoding gametocyte-specific factor 1 — encoded protein: MPKRSDSKPVVSAPRWEEVQDFCNPDKLLLCPYDPHHLIRACRFPYHLIKCRKNHPELVGELWTCPFNARHLMRKHELSHHISTCVDRCTVNDTYMASDDTDSKLKIPVRTWTAPLCDEDWDEEVKKHVTSAPSFVWDVSKSLPQDRENPSTSSNVTAGFRPPQVLPWISNCTDF